CCGTCGGGCAGGATGGTGAAACCCGACGGCAGCAGCGGGATCGCCGATGGGTCCTCGCCGCTCATCACCACGTTCGCCGCCGGGAGGTCGATCGGCGCGTACACCACCAGCGACCCCGACGCGTCCGCGCAGCTCTCCTGCAGGATCAGCATGCTGTTCTGGCTCGCGTTCAGGCCCTGCATTCCGTCCAACACCTCTCTTGTCAGTCAACACGACATACCATCATACTACTTCTTTGATAGTTTGATCTCACGCGCGTCGTATGCCATTGGCGAAGCTTCCTTACTCTGAGCAAGGAGATGGAGTTCCCCGGGTGCGAGCCATTCGGGATGCGCGACACCTCCTGCACCGGGTTGCCGTGCGAGAGCACGTCCCACTGGGAGCGCGTGTTCTCGTCGCGGACGAAGGCGAACACCCGGTCGCAGGGCACGGGGAGCCagatggaggtggcggcgctgagCACCACGCCGCTCGGCTGCCCGGGGTCCGTGCTGCGGTGCACCATGACGCGCACGCCCGCCGCCTCGTCCACGCCCGCGCCGGGCCCCGACAGCGTCGTCCACCGGTGCTGCTGCGACGCGCTCAGGCTGGCGCAGAAGCTGCCCACCATCCGTTGCGACAGcctcatcatgctcctctttcccTCCAACGTCACCCCGGCGATGTCCCTGTGCGGCGGCGTCACGAGGCACGCATGCCGCTCGCACGCCCTCTGCAGCGCCGCCAGCCACCGGTGCGCGCCGAACGCCGCGCCGCTCAGGACGAGGTCGCGGTAGAGCTGGTTGATGGGGGTCTTGTCCTCCGTCTCCATGTGTTCCACCCAGGTCACCTAACAGAGCGATCAATTCCACACACGTCATGAGTCATGCCACACCCGATAGATCACATTGCGGCAAAGCGCATGGGGCTGGACTAAACCGCCGCCGGCGACGTGCGTACCTTGGAATAGCCATTGGACATATCGGCGATGAGGCAGCCCGAGGGGAGCCGGCGCGATCGTGCCGGCGGCGCGCCGTAGCGGGCGTCCCGCTGCAAGTCCACCGAGACGTCGGCGATCGCCCACAGTCCCTGCTCTATCTGCCGGCAGTAGCGGAGGAAACAAAACTCGCGCGTCGGGACGACCGGCGACATCACGTGCAGCTCCTCGTACATCTGCGGCACCACACgggtaaaaaatatataaaatgttcGCCCATGTGCGCCTAATGACATGGCTAAATTAAAGAAGCAATCTACGCGTGTAAAATGGACACTGCGGTGGTCTGGCCTTACAAGCACCAAAGACTCGCTCCGGCCGGCCATGCCGTTCACGAGAACGTCGATCGTGCGCGCCCTGGTCACGACGGTCGGGAAGAACTCCGTCCACTTGCTCTGCAGACACAAACAACAATGGCCAGTGCACGTCACGCAAATGATTCCATGGATCAATGGATGTCAAAATGCAACGAAACCTTACCGAGTCCATGAACGTGTCGACGAGGCCGATGGCGGTGGTGAGCACGAGGCAAGAGTCGCGGGAGCCCTCGACGTGCACGTCCGGGCCGCGGAATGAGCTGCTCCCGGGCTTGGCGAAGATGCTGTCGTACGTGTCGACGTTGAGCACCTCTCGTCCGCCCGCTGTCTTGACCCAGAGGTGCTCGCCGGCCTGCGCCAGCCTGATGAGCTCGTCCATGGCCCGCGTCGCCATCTCCGCCATCATCGGCCGCTCCATGTCCGACACGGGCGCCGGGAGCTGGAACGGGGAGCTCCCGCCGAGCGTGTCAAGGTCGAGCGCGGGGCCGAGAGCCACCGGGCTGCCGAGCCCGCCGACGGAGAGCTCCAGCGACGACATGGAGAGCGGCTGCATCGACGGGAGCTGCGTGATGGGCCGCCCCAGGTACTTGGACGTCAGGCTGGACACCCGGTCAAGCTGCACCCAACCAAAACC
This genomic stretch from Hordeum vulgare subsp. vulgare chromosome 6H, MorexV3_pseudomolecules_assembly, whole genome shotgun sequence harbors:
- the LOC123404722 gene encoding homeobox-leucine zipper protein ROC8-like; the protein is MDFGDDLAPGSDAHRRKKRYHRHTPRQIQQLEAMFKECPHPDENQRMHLSRELGLEPRQIKFWFQNRRTQMKAQHERADNCFLRAENDKIRCENIAMREALKNVICPTCGGPHSGADDYFDEHKLRMENAHLKEELDRVSSLTSKYLGRPITQLPSMQPLSMSSLELSVGGLGSPVALGPALDLDTLGGSSPFQLPAPVSDMERPMMAEMATRAMDELIRLAQAGEHLWVKTAGGREVLNVDTYDSIFAKPGSSSFRGPDVHVEGSRDSCLVLTTAIGLVDTFMDSSKWTEFFPTVVTRARTIDVLVNGMAGRSESLVLMYEELHVMSPVVPTREFCFLRYCRQIEQGLWAIADVSVDLQRDARYGAPPARSRRLPSGCLIADMSNGYSKVTWVEHMETEDKTPINQLYRDLVLSGAAFGAHRWLAALQRACERHACLVTPPHRDIAGVTLEGKRSMMRLSQRMVGSFCASLSASQQHRWTTLSGPGAGVDEAAGVRVMVHRSTDPGQPSGVVLSAATSIWLPVPCDRVFAFVRDENTRSQWDVLSHGNPVQEVSRIPNGSHPGNSISLLRGLNASQNSMLILQESCADASGSLVVYAPIDLPAANVVMSGEDPSAIPLLPSGFTILPDGRASSSGSVVTVAFQILVSSLPSSRLNAESVATVNSLIGTTVEQIKAALNCGGSSH